The DNA window CCTATCCCGCCACAGACCCCTGCAAAGACCCGGTCTCTCCGCGATCGAAGCAATTGCTTCATAATCACCACTAGGGATAAGACATATTTATAATCATCTCAAAGCCGGCCAAAGAGCATGACCACATCATCGAAATCCAATCTCCCGTTACCATTCAGATCTTCATAGAGACCAAACACTGATAGACCAGCAGAGAGCGGAACCTCCACCGTCCCATGAGCATAGGTATCAAAAACTCCGGTCGATGGAATCGGGACCGTGCCGAGCTCGGGATCGTTATCAAGCAGAGTGACAGAATGGCCAGCCCCCGGACTGAATACTTACAGGTCAACCCGAAAAACCCTGAAGCAGTAACATTCAGCGTGCAACGAGTCCACTCCCCGTCCCGGATAAACTGAGGTATAGCCCCACTGCTGGTCGACTCGATGTCAACCCCATCGGTCCGGTAGGTGCCCCCCAGGTTGGTTGGGGAGGTGTCATGATACCCAACCCCCTCACCGCCAGTAATATAGTCCTCAGCCTGGACGATCCCGGGTACCTGATGAAGCGTAGGTATCTCTGTCGGAGAGACCGTGGTTGTCGGCACCTGCCCGGCCTGCCACCCGGCAATGCGTGTCCAGAAGTCCAGGTTGCATATGCCTTTCTATTTGCGTTCAACGGTCCGGTTTGCGCTGCACCGCACTGACACCAGTCCACCCCTTCATCATGTTGGTCCTGCCAGCCCGGGCCCAGTTATGCTGCCAGTTATCATAGTTACAGCCGTTATCTGCGCCACGGCTCAGGTACTCGTTCCCGTCAGGGTCGTAACTCTCGATGTCTGCGAAGTCAAAGAGCACCTTGTCGTGTGCCCTACAGTACGCCCGGATCTGATTGTTCCACTGGTTCAGATTCCCGGAGAGACCGGTCCCATCGAGGTGGCCGGTCATAGAGACAAACACAACCTGATGATAGTCGACCTCGAAGGAGTCCATCAGTGAGAGATACATATCGACATTCGCCGAGGAGGCAGAGAAGAACTCTCCGCACCAGGACCAGAAGACAACGTTGGTCTTTGGATGGCTATTTAAATAATTCCAGGTCATTGTAGACTTGGAGGAGAAATCCGGGTTACCGAGGTCATTCCAGACCCCCTTCCACATCCAGATCCAGCGCTCCACCAGAGTCCCACCTTTGTTCCAGGCAAAGTTGAGCCAGGGTACGGGACATGGGGAAAGGAGACCAGACTTATCATCCCAGTAGTCATCTGGGAACCATGCGAGGTGTGTCCATAACGATATGCAGATTCTGTTTCGCCTGATCTTTCGCCATACCTGGGAGAGCAGAAAAATCTGTTGTCGTGTGATCGATGATCAACAGCGCCGTCCTGGCCTCCTCCGTCTGCTGCTGGCGGGGACGATCAGAAGGAGCAGAAGCAGGACGATAAGAACATTCTGTTTGGACATAGAAGATGCCATGACTGAACATTGTGATAAATCCTCGGAATTTACTGATTTTGGATAGACAATCCAATCAAAAGAAGATATACCCAGAGGAATCTGAGAAAATGTCGGGGGAAAAAGAGAGATGGTTTTCAAGAGGCCGCATCAGAAGAATGCTGGGCTCAGTTCCGGCCATGAGGGTGCTTAGCTGGGTGCGCCTTCTTGGTGGCAGGTGACCTGACTGAACTCTCGACCTTTTCAGGGGATACACTCTTCTCAGCGGGCGTACTCTTGGTTGGTACCGTCTCACGGCCCTTGTTTTTGGACATTACGTAGTTCCTCGGTGTCGACACCAGTCGACAGAAGAGGAATACCCTGTGAGGGTGTATATACCTATGGGTAAAGACACACCAATATAAAATTCAACCAGACCATCAGAGAGATAAGAACGCTCCACAGGGTTTTCCAGGCTGGAACTCGAAGAACCCAAAAATGGAGACGGAACCCTCATCCAAGATACGGAAGATAGAAGAGGGAACCCTACCAACGCATCACCATGAAGTTCTCGGTCAGCATTCCAGATGATATCATTGCGCTCATAGATACCAGAGCATCGACGGAAGGTGTGACCCGGACGGAATGGATCAGACAGGTCGTCACCCTTGCCTGCACCCCGGTAGAAGCAGGCCGAGCACCCGAGAACCCCCAAGATAGCACCTTACAGAACCCGCAAAGAACCCCAGAGAACCCCGACAATTCCCAGCAGATCCGTGATCTGGAGGCAGATGTGAGACGGCTGGAAGAGCTGGCTGAGGAGAAGGATCGGCGGATCGCAGACCTCAAGGGGATCAGTGATCGGCTCCTCGACCAGGGGGAGCGATACCAAGTCCTCCTGCAACAGCAGACCAGAATTTCAGCCGGCTCCCCACTCTCTGAACCATCAGCAACGGTGAGACCACCCTGGTGGAGATTCTGGAAATGAGCAAAAGGACACCTGGGATCGCCGCTGATCGACAGTCTGATGTAGAACCTCCCCGCCAGTCGGGTATCATCTTTCAGGTCGATGGAATTCTGGTACCGGGAAGACGACCTGAAATAAAAACAGAGATCTACATATCGTAAAACTGAACCAATAAGAATTGTTCAAATTCAACAATGAAAAAAGTCAGACAACCCATATTTCAAAGGTCTCGATCCTGCTACAGTGAATGAGCCCCATGCTCCAGAGATCAGATAAAAACAAAGAACCAAAAATCACTTGGAAAAAAAAGCCGGAGATGATCCTTACCCGGATCTTCAGACCACTCCTTCAGAAACGGGCTTGAGCCCATAGAGACTCTGACGGGCATCGGGGATGTAGAACCGCACAGAGAGGATCCCCACGTCACGCAGTCTCCCAATCGCGTACCTGACTGTCCGGGAAGGAAGCGTGGTCCTTTCGATCAGATCCTTCTGGGTCAGTGCACCTTCAGATTCGAGCACCCGGTATACGAGTTTTGCCGATGGAGGCAGATGAACTAAGCTGTCTACTGGGCTGACGCCCTGGATCTCAACTTCGGAGACAAAAACGATCACTCATGACGTATCACATATAATCATTGGAGTTCACAAT is part of the Methanosphaerula palustris E1-9c genome and encodes:
- a CDS encoding carbohydrate-binding protein — translated: MPTTTVSPTEIPTLHQVPGIVQAEDYITGGEGVGYHDTSPTNLGGTYRTDGVDIESTSSGAIPQFIRDGEWTRCTLNVTASGFFGLTCKYSVRGLAILSLCLITIPSSARSRFHRPEFLIPMLMGRWRFRSLLVYQCLVSMKI